The DNA segment CATCGCCATGCGCGAGGGCCGCATCGTGCTCACGCGGGACCGCGAGCTGCTCAAACGGCGCGGGGTCACCCATGGCTGCTACGTGCGCGCCATCAAGGCCACGCCGCAATTGCGGGAGATCTTCGCGCGGCTCGACCTGGCCCGCAGCGCGCGGCCGTTCTCGCTGTGCCTGGATTGCAATGCGCCGCTGCGGGCGATCGACAAAACCGAGGTCGACGGCCGCGTGCCGCCGGGCGTGCTTGCGCGCCAGGAGCGGTTCGTGACTTGCGATTGCTGCCAGCGAGTGTTTTGGGAGGGGTCGCATTGGCGGCATATGCGGGGTTTGGTGGATGAGTTGGTGCCTGTGGGGCGTTGTTTGTAGTTTGGGTTTTTGGCGTTGGTCGCTGTTTCTTTGTGCGGCGTTGGTTTTTGCACCCAAAGGCCATACGACATCCCCCTGCGGGGGCTGCCGGTCACTTTTCTTTGACCGGCAAAGAAAACTAACGAAAAGAAAGCCGCCCTGCCGGGGGCAGAGCAATCAGGCTTTCGAGTGTCGATGATTTCGTCGTACGGCCCGGAGTGTTGGCTAGCCGATCCTACCGGCCCAAAGGGTATCGCAATTGCATGACCCATGGGTTACGTGGTGCCGCCCCTGACCTCGTGTGCGGTGCCAGTTCCCACATCTGCCGTTCGCGGTGCGAAGTGCTGCGCCGTTTCGGACGTGGCTGGTTTCGTGGTTTTGTCTCGGAGGACGAGCGCCGCGGGTGTGAGCGCGGCCCTCGCGCACGGGCCACGGTGCCCACCACGAAACCAGAGGGGGGTGAAGCAAGGTGCCGCTCGCGCCGGTACGGCAGGGCATCAAATGGCCGGGCGCCCGCCGTCAGAGACAAAACCACGAAACCACCAGGGCAGGCAGGATCGTGGCGCTACGCACCGCGAACGGCAGATGTGGGAATGCTCACCGCGCAAAGCGATCAGGGGCACCACCACGTGACCATTGGGTAATGAAATTGCGATGACCTGTGAGCCGGTAAGGCAAAGGCCAGCCAACACTCCGGGCCGTACGACGCAACCACCGCCCCACATAAGCCTGATTGCTCTGCTCCCGGCAGGGCGGCTTTCTTTTCGTTAGTTTTCTTTGCCGGTCAAAGAAAAGTGACCGGCAGCCCCCGCAGGGGGATGTCGTATGGCCTTTGGGTGCAAAAACCAACGCCGCACAAAGAAACAGCGACCACCCCCCAACAGGATAAAGCCCATATCCCTCAAAACACCCCCCCCTCACTAACCACCCAATCCATCGGCAAATCATGCTCCTGCGGCACCAACGCAATCCGGCAGGCCTCATGCCCGATGCCGATCGCCACCGGCGTGTTCCCGCTGGCAGCCAGCGCCGCCAGCGTGCGGTCGTAGAACCCGCCGCCATAGCCCAGGCGGAACTTATCCCCGCTGAAACCGACACATGGAATGAGCAGGACGTCTGGCAGCAAGGGCGGCGTGCCGTCGGGCACGGGAATGCCGTAATGCCCGGCAACCATTGGCGTGGCCGGTTCCCACTGGTGGAAATCCAGCGGCGCGCCTGGCCGGCTTACCACCGGCAGGGCCGCTTGCCGTCCTGGAGCGCCGGCCAGCCAGCGCGAGACCACGCCACGGGCGTCGAATTCCTGCTGGATCGGCCAGTAGAAGCCCAGGCGATGCACGGGCAGGCGCTCCAGCAGGGCGGCCAGCGCGGCTTCGATGCCGGCGTCGGCGGCGGGGCGCTGCGGCAACGCGCCGCGCAGCGCCAGCAACTGTCGGCGCAGTGCCGCTCGCGGCACGCCGGAGTCGGGCTTTCCGGGCTCGCCGGAGGGGCTGCGAACGTCGTCGCTAGGCATGGCTGCGTGGGATAATGTCTGTTGTTGACCCAACATTGCACGGTCGGATGCGCGCCCTCGAAAGGTCTTGTCCGGCCGTCACAACAAGGAAGAAGAATGCCGAAGGGAGTATATCCGCAGCGTGTGGCCAAGGCCGCCCTGGCGGCGATCGCGTGCGCAGTGCTTGCCACGCCGGTATTTGCGCAGAAACGGCCCCAGCCGCAACCCCAATCGCAGTCGCTCGCCATCCCGAGCAACCCCGACGACGCTTTCGTGGCGCTGCGCGAAGCCGCGCGCAAAAACGACGTGGCGCGCACCGACGCCATCTCGGCCACGCTGGTGGATTACCCGATCTCGTCTTACGTCGAGTACTTCCGCATCAAGCCGCAGATGTTCGACGCCAGTGGCCTGGCCCGCATCGACGCCCCTGACGACCAGGTGCGCGCGTTCCTGCAGCGCTACAAGGGCGAGGCCATTGCCGACCGCATGCGCAATGACTGGCTGCTGGTGCTGGGCAAGAAGCGCGACTGGGCCAATTTCGACGCCGAATACCCGCAGTTCGTGCTCAAGGACGATACGCAGGTCGAGTGCTACGCGTTGCTGTCGCGCGCGCTCAAGGGCCAGAACGTGGCGGCGGATGCACGCGCGGCGCTGAGCGATCCGCGCTACTACGGCGAAGGCTGTGTCGACCTGATCGGCTACCTGGCCCAAAGCAGGCAGATCGAGCCGAGCGACGTGGCCTTCCAGGCGCGCCAGGCGCTGGAGCAGAACTATGTGACGCTGGCCGGGCGCATCGCCGCCACCGCGCCGGACGCGCGCGGCGACAGCAACACGCTCGCCACCGTGGTCAAGATGGCGCGCAACGATCCCTCCCAGGCCGCGGCCTACCTGAGCGCCAATGCCGGCAGCCTGTCGCGCGACGAGCAGGGCGCCGGCTGGGGCGTGGTTGGCCAGTACGCCGCCAAGAAGCTCGCACCCGAGGCAGCCGGCTACTACCGCCGCCAGATGGACCTGGGCGGCAACCAGTGGCTGTCCGACGAAACGCAGGAGTGGCGCGTGCGCTCCGCGCTGCGCCAGGGCGACTGGAAGCAGGTGCGCCAGGCGGTGGAGCTGATGCGCCCCGAGCTGCGCGCCAAGGACCCGGCCTGGACGTACTGGTACGGGCGCGCGCTCAAGGCGGACAACCGCGGCGCCGAGGCCGAGAAGCAGTTCCAGTCGATCGCCGGCCAGTTCAACTTCTACGGCCAGCTGGCCAGCGAGGAACTGGGCAACCGCATCGTGCTGCCGGCACGCACGCAGGTCAGCGATGCCGAGGTCAATGCCATGCGCACCCGCCCGGGCTTCCTGCGCGCGCAGAAGTTCTATGACCTGAACCTGCGCTTCGAAGGTAATCGCGAATGGAACTGGGAACTGCGCGGCATGACCGACCGCCAGCTGCTGGCCGCCGCCGACTACGCCCGCCGCATCGAGCTGCTGGACCGCGCCGTCAACACCGCGGACCGCACCCAGGCCGAGCATGACTTCTCGCTGCGCTTCCTGATGCCGTACCGCGACATCATGCAGCGCGCCACCGATGACGTGGGCCTGGATATGGCATGGGCCTATGGCCTGGTGCGCCAGGAGTCGCGCTTCATCATGAACGCGCGCTCCTCCGCCGGCGCTCATGGCCTGATGCAGGTGATGCCGGCGACGGCCAAGTGGGTTGCGCGCAAGATCGGCATGACGGACTTCTCGCCCTCGATGATGAGCGATCCCAATGTCAACATCCAGCTCGGCACCAACTATATGAGCATGGTGCTGACTGACCTGGATAGCTCCTGGACGCTGGCTTCGGCCGCCTACAACGCCGGCCCGGGCCGTCCCAAGAACTGGCGCTCCAGCTTGCCGCGCCAGGTCGAGGGCGCGATCTTCGCCGAGACCATTCCGTTCTCGGAGACCCGGACCTACGTGAAGAATGTGCTGTCGAACGCCACGTACTATGCTGCATTGATGAGCGGCCGGCCGCAGTCGCTCAAGGATCGCCTGGGCGTGGTGTCGCCGTCGCAGATCACCACCACCAGCCTGCCCTGAGGTTTTAACGCCTTCGAGGCAGCGCGGTCTGCAGGCCATGCGGTAACCGGCGCATGCTCCAGCCCTGGAGCGTGCGCCAGTCGTCCCTTGCCGCGGAGAGATCCATGCAGACCAGCAACGTTCTAGTGATCGGAGGGGCCGGCTTTGTCGGCAGCCACCTGGTAGCCCGCCTGGCAGGTGTCGCCACCGCGTCGGCCACGCCGCTGGAGCCGGGCACCGTCGTGGAGCCGCCTCTGGACCCCGAACGCATCGTGGTCGCTACCCGCGACGCCGAGCATGCACAGCACCTGCTGCTGCTGCCGCGCGTCGAGGTGATCGAGCTGGACGTGAGGAACGAGGCTGAGCTGAACGCCGCCATTGGCTCGCTGGGCACCGACGGCATCGTGGTGAACCTGGTCGGCATTCTCCATGGCGAACGCGCCGAGCCCTATGGCGCGGCCTTTGCCGCTGCCCATGTGGACCTCGCGCGGCGCATTGTCGAGTCTTGCCGCAGTACCGGCGTGCGCAGGCTGTTGCACATGAGCGCGCTGGGCGCCGACAGCGCCGGCCCGTCGATGTACCTGCGCAGCAAGGGCGACGGCGAGCGCGTGGTGCGCGAGAGCGCCCTGGACTGGACCATCTTCCGTCCGTCCGTGATCTTTGGCCCCGACGACCATTTCCTCAATCTGTTCGCCCAACTGCAGCAGCTGGCGCCCGTGGTGCCGCTCGCCTGCGCGCATGCCAGGTTCCAGCCGGTGTACGTGCAGGACGTGGCGCAGGCCATGGTCAACGCCATGGCGACGCCGGCTACCATCGGCCGCGCCTACGACCTGGCGGGGCCGCAGGTCTATACGCTGGAGGAGCTGGTGCGTTTTGCCGGCCGCGCCAGCGGCCACCCGCGCCCCGTCCTGCACCTGCCCGACGCCCTGGCCCGCGTGCAGGCAGCCATCCTCGAACATATGCCGGGCGCACCGGTAATGTCGCGCGACAACCTCGACTCCATGCGGCTCGACAATGTCATGCAGGGGCCGATCGCGCCCGAGCTTGGGCTGGGCCAGCCGGTGGGACTGGAGGTGGTGATGACCGATGCGCTGGCGGGCCGCGGGCACGAGAGCCAGATGCTGGGACTGCGGCGCAGCGGGTATCGTTGAGCGGCAGGCGGCCTGGTCCGGCTTTGCCCCTCGCATGTGACCAGGATTCACATCGCTGCGAGCGTAATTCGCTTGGAGGCGCTTGGCGCGGCTGGCTACAATGGTTCGTTCGCCGCCGTGCGCTTGCGTGCGCACGCTTCGCGCTGCGGGCTTGCCCCGGCCGCGCGCTCCCCCACGTTTTCCTGCAAGGATTTTGCGATGAAGCTCGTCATCGGCAACAAGAATTACTCTTCCTGGTCGCTGCGCCCCTGGCTGCTGATGCGGCAGGCTGGCATTGCGTTCGAGGAGGTCAAGGTGCGCTTGTTCGTGGCCGGGTTCGAGCAAGCGATTGCGAAGCACTCGCCGACCGGCAAGGTGCCGGTGCTGGTCGATGGCGATGTCTCGGTGTGGGACTCACTGTCGATTGCCGAATACCTGGCCGAGTCCTTTCCCGAGAAGCAGCTCTGGCCGGCCGACCGTGCCGAGCGTGCGCATGCGCGCTCGATCTGCGCGGAGATGCACTCGGGCTTCGGCAACCTGCGCAGCCAGCTGCCGATGAACGTCACCGCGGTGCTGCCCGGCATGGGCTGGAACGTCGCGGTGCAGCGCGATGTGGACCGCGTCGCCGCGATCTGGTCGGACCTGCGCGCGCGCCATGCGGCCGCAGGCCCGTTCCTGTTCGGTGCATTCACCATTGCCGACGCATTTTTCGCGCCGGTGGTCAGCCGCTTTGCCACTTATGGCATCCACCTGCCAGAGGCCGCCAAGCAATATGCGGACTTTATCCTGGCGCTGCCGGCCATGCAGGCGTGGATTGCCGATGCCCGCGAAGAGCGCGATTTCCTTGCCTCCGACGAGCCCTACCGCCTCACCCCCGATCGCCCCGACGCGATTGTGATCAACCATTGAGCTCGTCCATGCAGGTGTATGCCGTAGGCGGCGCCATTCGCGACGCCCTGCTGGGCTTGTCGAGCCAGGACCGCGACTATGTGGTGGTGGGCGCAACCCCGGCCGAGATGGAAGCCCAGGGCTATAAGCCGGTAGGCAAGGATTTCCCCGTGTTCCTCCATCCCAGGACCCGGGAGGAATACGCGCTGGCCCGCACCGAGCGCAAGACCGCGGCAGGCTACAAGGGCTTTTCGTTCTATTGCGCGCCGGACGTGACGCTGGAAGACGACCTGGTGCGGCGTGATCTCACCATCAACGCCATGGCGCAGGCTGTGGGCGATGACGGCGCGCTCACGGGCCCTGTGATCGATCCCTACGGCGGGCAGCGCGACCTTGCCGCACGGCTGTTTCGCCATGTGTCGGACGCCTTCGCCGAAGACCCGGTGCGGATCCTGCGCGTGGCGCGCTTCGCCGCGCGTTTCAATGATTTCACGGTAGCCCCGGAGACGCTGGTGCTGATGCGCCGGATGGTGGCAGCCGGCGAGGTCGACGCGCTGGTGGCCGAACGCGTCTGGCAGGAACTCGCGCGCGGCCTGATGGAGGCACGGCCCTCACGCATGTTCGAGGTGCTGCGCGAATGCGGGGCGCTGGCGCGGCTGCTGCCAGAGCTGGACCGGTTATGGGGCGTGCCGCAGCGGGCCGACTACCACCCGGAGGTGGATACCGGCGTGCACGTGATGATGGTCGTGGATACTGCCGCCGCGATGGGCACCTCGTTGCCGGTGCGCTTTGCCGCACTGATGCACGACCTGGGCAAGGGCACCACGCCCGAGGATGTGCTGCCCCGTCATATCGGGCACGAGCAGCGCAGGGTGGCATTGCTGGAGGCGGTTTGCAAGCGGTTGCGCGTGCCGACTGACTGCCGTGACCTGGCTGTGGTGGTGGCGCGCGAGCATGGCAATATCCATCGCTCCGAGGCGTTTGGTGCTGCCGCGCTGACGCGTTTGCTGGAGCGGTGCGATGCATTGCGCAAGCCGGCGCGGTTTGCTGAAGCGCTGCAGGCATGCGAGGCGGATGCGCGGGGACGGCTTGGGTTTGAGGACCGCGAGTATCCGCAGACGGCGCGGTTGATGATGGCGCTGGAGGCGGCGGCTTCGGTGGACGCCGGGGCCGTGGCGCGGGAGTGTGCTGGGGATCCTGGGTTGATTAAGGATCGGGTGCATGCTGCGCGGGTGGCGGCAGTGGAGGCTAAGGTGGGGGGGTAGGGGGTAACTACAACTGCAACTTCAGCTGCAACTGCTTAACGTCAAGAGCAGCTTCAACTTCAACTGCAGTTTCACCTCCCCTGCGGGGAGGCGACCTACTTTCTTGTCTCGCCAAGAAAGTAGGCAAAGAAGCGACCCGGATGGGGCGAAAGCCCCCTCGTCGGCAGGCAAAAAGAGCGGCCGGGGGCCAAACTCACATCGCCTTAAGGATCGCCTGAAAAACTCAGTTTCGTGACCCGGGCGTCTTATCGACACCGTCGCGGTTTGGATCTCCGCGGCTCTCCGGCTGGTTGCGTCAGCGCAATCCCGTTCTCTACCCGGTTGGGAGGCCATTCGGCCCCTCAATCGGCGTCACACGCCGTACGCAAGCAGCGCTCTGCGAGCCATCCAGAGATTGCTTAGTGCAAACAGCGTCTTCAGTTGTGCCGTGTTCTTCGCGAGACCTCGGTAACGGACCTTGGCCATGCCGAACTGCTGCTTCAGCACCCGGAATGGATGTTCCACCTTCCCCCGGATCTTCGCTTTGATCGATTCGATCTCATTGAGCATCGCTTGAGCACGATCGCTGAGATCGAGTCTGCGGCGCTTGCCGGGCAGCATGCTCACGTGCCACCTCACCCCCGGTGCAGCCTCGGGCCGCTTGTGCACGCCAACGAAGCCGGCATCGCCAAAGACATCTGTTTCATTGCCATGCAGCAAGCTGTGTGCTTGGCTGATCTCACTCACATGGGCAGCCGTGCCGATCACGGTGTGCACCAGTCCGGAATCCGCATCCACGCCAATATGCGCCTTCATGCCGAAGTAATACTGCTTGCCCTTACGCGTGGAGTGCATCTCAGGATCACGCTCTCCACTGCTGTTCTTCGTCGAGGTCGGTGCACTGATCAATGTGGCATCGACCACCGTTCCCGCTTTCAACATCAGGCCTTTGCCTGCCAGCATCCCGTTCACGACCGTCAATATCTGGGCAGCCAAGTCGTGCCGCTCCAGCAAGTGACGAAATCTCAAGATCGTGCTTTCGTCTGGCAACCGCGCCATGGCGCCGTCCAGGCCAGCGAACTCGCGATAGAGCGGCACATCATGAAGCGCTTCTTCCATGGCCGGATCTGACAGGCCGAACCACTGCTGCAGGAAGTGAACGCGCAACATCGTCCCGACCGGAAATGGTGGGCGTCCGGTCTTCTTCTTGGGGCAATGGGGTTCGATCAGGGCAACCAGGTCTGCCCAGGGGACCACCTGACTCATCTCATCCAAGAACTCGCGCTTACGCGTGCGCTTTGTCGACAGGTTCAATCCCAATTCTCCTTGCTTCATGGCAGCTTCCTCCTGACTAGTGCAACGTAGGGGAAGCGCCACTCGCTGACACGTTTTGCAGAGAATCCTTAAGGCGATGCTCAGACATGGCCCCCTCGTTTCCGCTCTTTTTGCCTGCCGACGAGGCGCCCCATGACGGGAGATGAAAACCCAGACGGCTCGCTTCGCATCGCGGGTGGGTGATTGCCGCCTGGGGGCGGCAATCACGGCTACACCGAATGGTGATTTGATCCCCACGACCACTGGTTCGGCCGTGTTTCCCGCCTGGGGGCGGGAAACACCCATGGCGATGCGGAGCGAGCCGTGGAGGTGTACCAAGGCCGTATGGGGCGCCTCGGGATTTCACGAAAAGAGCGGAGAAGAGGGACCCATGTCTGAGTATCGCCTTAAGGCGATGCGAGTTTGGGTCCCGGCCGCTCTTTTCGTGAAATCCCGAGGGGGTGTCGCCCCGTCCGGCGCGCCTTCTTTGCCTACTTTCTTGGCAAGCGGCGTGTGTCAAGGTAGTTGTCGCCTCAGCCGTTACGCTGCTTGCTTGTAATTCTGTCCGTTTTGCTGCGCTCGCTCCGGGTTCAGGTACACAGCATCTGGTAGTTCCCAGTTGCGGATGCCCGTGGTCCAACGCTGCGGATTCCGGGCGCGCACAACTTCATACAGTGCCGTTCTCTGCGCCAACAGAGCGGTGGCTGTGCCCTGATGCCGCTGGTTGGGCGTGACGTATTTCAGGCTGCTGTGTCGGTGCTCGTCGTTGTACCAGCGCACGAAGCGCAGCACCCAGTCACGCGCTTGTTCCAGGCTATCGAACGGGCGTTCCGGCCACATCGGGCAGTACTTCGCCGTGCGGAACAGCGCTTCGGCATAGGCATTGTCGTTACTCACCCTGGGCCGGCTGTAGGATGGCACCACCCCTAGGTCATACATTGCTGCCAGCATGGTGGCCCCTTTCATGGCCTTGCCGTTGTCCGAGTGCAGCACCAGCGGACGACCCGCTGTCTGCTCCCGCAAACAGCCGTGCATCAGCAGGCGGCTGGCGTGCTCAGCCGTCTGGCTCTCATGCACCTCGTTGGCTACCAGCTTGCGGCTGTAGATGTCCTTCATCATGTACCAGTAGAAGAACTTGCCCTTGACCGTAGTCGGCAGCCAGGTGATGTCCCAACACCACACCTGATTCGGACCCGTGGCCCGGTGCGTCGTCAGCGGGCGCGTGCACGGGGCCTTGCTGCGGCCACGCCGACGGCTTTGTCCCGCTTCATGCAGCACCCGGTAGATCGTCGATACCGATCCCACGTAGATGCCCTCATCCGCCAGCTTTGGCACGATCTGGTGCGGCGTCAGGCTCGCATAACCTGGCTGGTTCGCCGCCCTCAGCACCGCCTGCCGTTCTGATTCGCTGAACTTGTTGGCCGGTGCATCACGACGCGCTTCAAGCCGCCCGTCGGCGGGGGCATGCCGCCAGCGCTGCATGGTCCGCTCGGTCAAACCAAGCGCCTCGCACGCCTTCGCCTGACGGGCCCCGGCGCCTACGGCTTCATCGATCAACTCTATGGCTTCCAAGCGATCCGGGGTGCTGATCAGTCTTCCTCGTCCCGTCCCCAGATCGCTGCGGCTTTTTTTTGCAAGACCAGCAGTGCCGCCGTCTCCGCCAGCGCCGCATTCTTGCGCTTGAGCTCGCGTTCCAGCTCACGCACTCGCCCACGCGCCGCTTCGTCTTCCCGCCGCTGCGCCAACGTTCGCTTGACGGGGGTAGCCGCATTGGCCTGCTCGCACGCCTCACGCCATTGCTGAATCTGCTCCGCCCGGATGCCCTTTGCGCGGCAGTACTCCGACAGCTCCGCTTCGCTTAGCGGCGCTGTCTCCAACACAACGCGAAACTTGTCCGCGCTGGACCATTGATCACTCTGCTTTCCGTCACCCGGCACAATTCTTCCTGCTTCTCTCGCCATCCTGCGCCAAGTCCGCAAGGTCACTGTCGTGATCCCTGTGGCCTTGGCCAACTCCACTATCGACCGGTTCAGCGGCGGCATCATCTGCTCCACCACCCATTCCCGATGCTCGATTGCATATCGTGTCATCACCTATTCGCACACCGCCCTCCATTTTGCTTCACCAAGGAGACGGAGACGACAAGTATCCTGACATGGAGGGCAAGACAAGAAAGTAGGTCGCCGCCCCGCAGGGGTGGTGAAACTGCAGTTGATGTTGACGTTAAGCCGTTGCAGTTGTAGCTGCAGTTGCAGGCCAGCAGTGTCCGCAGTGTTAGCAGTATCCGCCCCACACCCTAAAACAACTTCCCAATCACCAACGCCACCATCGACAACAAAACCGTCGAAGCAAACGGCAACACAAACTCCCTCCCAAACAACCGAAACCGCAAGTCCCCCGGCAACC comes from the Cupriavidus basilensis genome and includes:
- a CDS encoding IS3 family transposase (programmed frameshift), with amino-acid sequence MTRYAIEHREWVVEQMMPPLNRSIVELAKATGITTVTLRTWRRMAREAGRIVPGDGKQSDQWSSADKFRVVLETAPLSEAELSEYCRAKGIRAEQIQQWREACEQANAATPVKRTLAQRREDEAARGRVRELERELKRKNAALAETAALLVLQKKAAAIWGRGRGRLISTPDRLEAIELIDEAVGAGARQAKACEALGLTERTMQRWRHAPADGRLEARRDAPANKFSESERQAVLRAANQPGYASLTPHQIVPKLADEGIYVGSVSTIYRVLHEAGQSRRRGRSKAPCTRPLTTHRATGPNQVWCWDITWLPTTVKGKFFYWYMMKDIYSRKLVANEVHESQTAEHASRLLMHGCLREQTAGRPLVLHSDNGKAMKGATMLAAMYDLGVVPSYSRPRVSNDNAYAEALFRTAKYCPMWPERPFDSLEQARDWVLRFVRWYNDEHRHSSLKYVTPNQRHQGTATALLAQRTALYEVVRARNPQRWTTGIRNWELPDAVYLNPERAQQNGQNYKQAA
- a CDS encoding lytic transglycosylase domain-containing protein, translated to MPKGVYPQRVAKAALAAIACAVLATPVFAQKRPQPQPQSQSLAIPSNPDDAFVALREAARKNDVARTDAISATLVDYPISSYVEYFRIKPQMFDASGLARIDAPDDQVRAFLQRYKGEAIADRMRNDWLLVLGKKRDWANFDAEYPQFVLKDDTQVECYALLSRALKGQNVAADARAALSDPRYYGEGCVDLIGYLAQSRQIEPSDVAFQARQALEQNYVTLAGRIAATAPDARGDSNTLATVVKMARNDPSQAAAYLSANAGSLSRDEQGAGWGVVGQYAAKKLAPEAAGYYRRQMDLGGNQWLSDETQEWRVRSALRQGDWKQVRQAVELMRPELRAKDPAWTYWYGRALKADNRGAEAEKQFQSIAGQFNFYGQLASEELGNRIVLPARTQVSDAEVNAMRTRPGFLRAQKFYDLNLRFEGNREWNWELRGMTDRQLLAAADYARRIELLDRAVNTADRTQAEHDFSLRFLMPYRDIMQRATDDVGLDMAWAYGLVRQESRFIMNARSSAGAHGLMQVMPATAKWVARKIGMTDFSPSMMSDPNVNIQLGTNYMSMVLTDLDSSWTLASAAYNAGPGRPKNWRSSLPRQVEGAIFAETIPFSETRTYVKNVLSNATYYAALMSGRPQSLKDRLGVVSPSQITTTSLP
- a CDS encoding glutathione S-transferase family protein, translating into MKLVIGNKNYSSWSLRPWLLMRQAGIAFEEVKVRLFVAGFEQAIAKHSPTGKVPVLVDGDVSVWDSLSIAEYLAESFPEKQLWPADRAERAHARSICAEMHSGFGNLRSQLPMNVTAVLPGMGWNVAVQRDVDRVAAIWSDLRARHAAAGPFLFGAFTIADAFFAPVVSRFATYGIHLPEAAKQYADFILALPAMQAWIADAREERDFLASDEPYRLTPDRPDAIVINH
- a CDS encoding multifunctional CCA addition/repair protein, with translation MQVYAVGGAIRDALLGLSSQDRDYVVVGATPAEMEAQGYKPVGKDFPVFLHPRTREEYALARTERKTAAGYKGFSFYCAPDVTLEDDLVRRDLTINAMAQAVGDDGALTGPVIDPYGGQRDLAARLFRHVSDAFAEDPVRILRVARFAARFNDFTVAPETLVLMRRMVAAGEVDALVAERVWQELARGLMEARPSRMFEVLRECGALARLLPELDRLWGVPQRADYHPEVDTGVHVMMVVDTAAAMGTSLPVRFAALMHDLGKGTTPEDVLPRHIGHEQRRVALLEAVCKRLRVPTDCRDLAVVVAREHGNIHRSEAFGAAALTRLLERCDALRKPARFAEALQACEADARGRLGFEDREYPQTARLMMALEAAASVDAGAVARECAGDPGLIKDRVHAARVAAVEAKVGG
- a CDS encoding 5-formyltetrahydrofolate cyclo-ligase, with the protein product MPSDDVRSPSGEPGKPDSGVPRAALRRQLLALRGALPQRPAADAGIEAALAALLERLPVHRLGFYWPIQQEFDARGVVSRWLAGAPGRQAALPVVSRPGAPLDFHQWEPATPMVAGHYGIPVPDGTPPLLPDVLLIPCVGFSGDKFRLGYGGGFYDRTLAALAASGNTPVAIGIGHEACRIALVPQEHDLPMDWVVSEGGVF
- a CDS encoding DUF2905 domain-containing protein, whose protein sequence is MLRWTLTIFLAVIVLSAALPWLQKLGLGRLPGDLRFRLFGREFVLPFASTVLLSMVALVIGKLF
- a CDS encoding complex I NDUFA9 subunit family protein translates to MQTSNVLVIGGAGFVGSHLVARLAGVATASATPLEPGTVVEPPLDPERIVVATRDAEHAQHLLLLPRVEVIELDVRNEAELNAAIGSLGTDGIVVNLVGILHGERAEPYGAAFAAAHVDLARRIVESCRSTGVRRLLHMSALGADSAGPSMYLRSKGDGERVVRESALDWTIFRPSVIFGPDDHFLNLFAQLQQLAPVVPLACAHARFQPVYVQDVAQAMVNAMATPATIGRAYDLAGPQVYTLEELVRFAGRASGHPRPVLHLPDALARVQAAILEHMPGAPVMSRDNLDSMRLDNVMQGPIAPELGLGQPVGLEVVMTDALAGRGHESQMLGLRRSGYR
- a CDS encoding IS5 family transposase yields the protein MKQGELGLNLSTKRTRKREFLDEMSQVVPWADLVALIEPHCPKKKTGRPPFPVGTMLRVHFLQQWFGLSDPAMEEALHDVPLYREFAGLDGAMARLPDESTILRFRHLLERHDLAAQILTVVNGMLAGKGLMLKAGTVVDATLISAPTSTKNSSGERDPEMHSTRKGKQYYFGMKAHIGVDADSGLVHTVIGTAAHVSEISQAHSLLHGNETDVFGDAGFVGVHKRPEAAPGVRWHVSMLPGKRRRLDLSDRAQAMLNEIESIKAKIRGKVEHPFRVLKQQFGMAKVRYRGLAKNTAQLKTLFALSNLWMARRALLAYGV